A stretch of the Enterobacteriaceae bacterium ESL0689 genome encodes the following:
- the nusA gene encoding transcription termination factor NusA, whose protein sequence is MNKEILAVVEAVSNEKALPREKIFEALESALATATKKKYEQEIDVRVAIDRKNGDFDTFRRWLVVEDVTQPTREITLEAARYEDESLNAGDYVEDQIESVTFDRITTQTAKQVIVQKVREAERAMIVDQFREHEGEIITGMVKKVNRDNITLDLGNNAEAVILREDMLPRENFRPGDRVRGVLYAVRPEARGAQLFVTRSKPEMLVELFRIEVPEIGEEVLEIKAAARDPGSRAKIAVKTNDKRIDPVGACVGMRGARVQAVSTELGGERIDIVLWDDNPAQFVINAMAPADVASIVVDEDKHTMDIAVEAGNLAQAIGRNGQNVRLASQLSGWDLNVMTVNDLQAKHQAEAHAAIDTFTKYLDIDEEFASLLVEEGFATLEELAYVPVKELLEIDGLDEPTVEALRERAKNALTTLALAQEESLGENKPTDDLLNLQGMDRALAFKLAARGICTLEDLAEQGVDDLADIDGLTDTKAGELIMAARNICWFGDGDEA, encoded by the coding sequence ATGAATAAAGAAATTTTGGCTGTTGTTGAAGCCGTTTCCAATGAAAAGGCGCTACCGCGCGAAAAGATTTTCGAAGCTCTGGAAAGTGCGCTGGCAACAGCGACGAAAAAGAAATATGAACAAGAGATTGATGTGCGTGTTGCCATTGATCGTAAAAATGGTGACTTCGACACATTTCGTCGCTGGCTGGTGGTCGAAGATGTCACGCAACCGACTCGTGAAATCACCCTTGAAGCCGCACGCTACGAGGATGAAAGTCTGAATGCGGGCGATTACGTCGAAGATCAGATTGAATCTGTCACTTTTGATCGCATCACCACGCAAACAGCGAAGCAGGTTATTGTCCAGAAAGTACGTGAAGCTGAACGCGCGATGATTGTTGATCAATTCCGTGAGCATGAAGGCGAAATTATCACCGGAATGGTGAAAAAAGTGAATCGCGACAACATCACTTTGGATCTGGGTAATAACGCGGAAGCGGTTATCCTGCGTGAAGATATGTTGCCACGAGAAAACTTTCGTCCAGGCGACCGTGTCCGTGGTGTCTTGTACGCGGTACGCCCGGAAGCCCGTGGCGCTCAGCTGTTCGTCACGCGATCTAAACCGGAAATGCTGGTGGAACTCTTCCGCATTGAAGTGCCGGAAATTGGCGAAGAAGTGCTCGAAATTAAAGCCGCTGCCCGCGATCCCGGATCACGAGCCAAGATTGCCGTAAAAACCAATGATAAGCGTATCGATCCTGTCGGTGCCTGCGTGGGAATGCGCGGTGCGCGTGTCCAGGCGGTTTCTACTGAGCTGGGTGGTGAGCGTATCGATATCGTTCTGTGGGATGATAATCCGGCACAGTTTGTCATTAACGCGATGGCACCGGCAGATGTTGCCTCTATCGTTGTCGATGAAGACAAGCATACTATGGATATCGCCGTGGAAGCCGGTAATCTGGCACAGGCGATTGGTCGTAACGGTCAAAATGTTCGTCTGGCTTCCCAGTTGAGTGGCTGGGATCTCAACGTTATGACGGTGAATGATCTGCAGGCGAAACACCAGGCAGAGGCACATGCGGCTATCGATACCTTTACTAAATATCTGGATATCGATGAAGAGTTTGCTTCGCTGCTGGTGGAGGAAGGTTTCGCGACATTAGAAGAACTGGCCTATGTACCGGTCAAAGAGTTGCTGGAAATTGATGGCCTGGATGAACCGACCGTTGAAGCATTGCGTGAACGCGCGAAAAATGCATTAACGACACTGGCGCTGGCGCAGGAAGAAAGCCTGGGAGAGAACAAACCTACTGATGATTTACTCAATCTGCAAGGTATGGATCGTGCCCTGGCATTTAAATTGGCGGCCCGTGGCATTTGTACGCTGGAGGATCTCGCTGAACAGGGCGTTGACGATCTGGCTGATATTGACGGACTGACAGACACAAAAGCCGGAGAACTGATTATGGCTGCGCGTAATATTTGTTGGTTCGGCGATGGCGATGAAGCGTAA
- the truB gene encoding tRNA pseudouridine(55) synthase TruB has product MSRPRRRGRDVHGVLLLDKPHGMSSNDVLQKVKRLYNANRAGHTGALDPLATGMLPVCLGEATKFSRYLLDADKRYHVIAKLGQRTDTSDADGQVIAERPVTFSDQQLAAALDNFRGQTQQIPSMYSALKYQGKKLYEYARQGIEVPREARPITVYQLQFIRYQGDELELEIHCSKGTYIRTIIDDLGEKLGCGAHVTTLRRLAVSQYPTARMVTLSQLQALVEQAAEQDIPAAQLLDPLLMPMDSPAAAYPRVEIPEISAVYFKHGHPVRTTGVPLQGFVRVMESDTQKFLGMGEIDDQGRVAPRRLVVESLN; this is encoded by the coding sequence ATGAGCCGTCCTCGTCGTCGTGGTCGCGATGTGCATGGGGTATTGTTGCTCGATAAGCCCCACGGGATGTCGAGCAATGATGTACTGCAAAAAGTCAAACGTCTTTATAACGCCAATCGGGCAGGACATACCGGGGCGCTGGACCCGCTGGCTACCGGTATGCTGCCGGTTTGCCTGGGAGAAGCGACAAAGTTTTCCCGTTATTTGCTGGATGCCGATAAACGTTACCATGTCATCGCAAAGCTGGGGCAGCGTACCGATACTTCTGATGCCGATGGACAAGTGATAGCCGAAAGACCAGTGACATTCAGTGATCAACAACTGGCGGCGGCGCTTGACAATTTTCGTGGTCAGACGCAGCAGATACCCTCCATGTATTCAGCGCTGAAATATCAGGGTAAAAAACTGTATGAATATGCCCGCCAGGGAATCGAGGTTCCGCGAGAAGCCCGGCCGATTACCGTCTATCAACTGCAATTCATCCGCTATCAGGGCGATGAGCTGGAGCTGGAGATCCATTGTTCGAAAGGAACCTATATCCGGACCATTATTGATGATCTGGGAGAAAAACTGGGCTGTGGTGCCCATGTGACGACCCTGCGTCGACTGGCGGTCAGCCAGTATCCGACGGCGCGAATGGTGACATTATCGCAGCTACAGGCACTGGTTGAGCAGGCAGCGGAACAGGATATCCCTGCGGCACAATTGCTCGATCCTTTACTGATGCCGATGGATAGCCCGGCGGCGGCTTATCCGCGCGTCGAAATTCCTGAAATATCAGCGGTGTACTTTAAACATGGCCATCCCGTTCGTACCACAGGTGTCCCCTTGCAGGGATTTGTGCGCGTGATGGAAAGTGATACGCAGAAATTTCTTGGCATGGGGGAAATAGACGATCAGGGCCGTGTTGCGCCTCGTCGGCTGGTCGTGGAATCGCTTAATTAA
- the argG gene encoding argininosuccinate synthase gives MTTILKHLPSSQRIGIAFSGGLDTSAALLWMRKKGAIPYAYTANLGQPDEEDYDAIPRRAKEYGAEGARLIDCRQQLVAEGIAAIQCGAFHNTTGGLTYFNTTPLGRAVTGTMLVAAMKEDGVNIWGDGSTYKGNDIERFYRYGLLTNADLKIYKPWLDSDFIDELGGRQEMSEFMIRCGFNYKMSVEKAYSTDSNMLGATHEAKDLEQLNSSIKIVTPIMGVKFWDEKVKIPAEEVSVRFVQGQPVALNGQTFSDKVALMLEANRIGGRHGLGMSDQIENRIIEAKSRGIYEAPGMALLHIAYERLLTGIHNEDTIEQYHAHGRQLGRLLYQGRWFDSQALMLRDGLQRWVASAISGEVTLELRRGNDYSILNTVSENLTYQPERLTMEKGDSMFSAEDRIGQLTMRNLDITDTRDKLLNYAQSGLLSTSSATGVPQVEKLESQDK, from the coding sequence ATGACAACAATTCTCAAACATCTCCCGTCAAGCCAGCGCATTGGTATCGCTTTCTCTGGTGGCCTGGATACCAGCGCGGCCTTATTATGGATGCGTAAAAAAGGGGCGATTCCTTATGCCTACACCGCGAATCTCGGTCAACCGGACGAAGAAGACTATGATGCCATTCCTCGCCGGGCGAAAGAGTATGGTGCCGAAGGTGCGCGTCTGATCGATTGCCGTCAGCAACTGGTCGCTGAAGGGATTGCCGCTATTCAGTGTGGGGCTTTTCATAATACCACGGGCGGACTGACCTATTTTAACACCACTCCACTGGGGCGGGCGGTCACCGGCACCATGCTGGTGGCGGCGATGAAAGAAGATGGCGTCAATATCTGGGGCGATGGCAGCACCTATAAGGGCAACGATATTGAACGTTTCTATCGTTATGGCCTGCTGACCAATGCGGATCTCAAAATTTATAAACCGTGGCTGGACAGTGACTTTATTGATGAACTGGGCGGTCGTCAGGAAATGTCGGAATTTATGATCCGCTGCGGCTTTAATTATAAAATGTCAGTCGAAAAAGCCTATTCTACCGACTCTAATATGCTGGGAGCGACACACGAAGCGAAAGATCTGGAACAGCTTAACTCCAGCATCAAAATCGTCACCCCGATTATGGGCGTCAAATTCTGGGATGAAAAGGTGAAGATCCCTGCCGAAGAGGTCTCTGTCCGTTTTGTACAGGGTCAGCCTGTCGCCTTAAATGGTCAGACATTCAGTGATAAAGTCGCATTGATGCTGGAAGCGAACCGTATCGGTGGCCGCCACGGCCTCGGCATGAGCGATCAGATAGAAAATCGTATTATTGAAGCGAAAAGTCGCGGGATTTATGAAGCACCCGGCATGGCACTCCTGCATATTGCTTATGAACGTCTGCTGACAGGCATCCACAACGAAGATACTATCGAACAATACCATGCGCATGGTCGCCAGCTTGGCCGTCTGTTATATCAGGGGCGCTGGTTTGATTCACAGGCACTGATGCTGCGTGATGGACTGCAACGTTGGGTGGCAAGCGCGATCAGCGGTGAAGTCACCCTGGAACTGCGGCGTGGTAACGACTATTCGATTCTGAATACGGTCTCTGAGAATCTGACTTATCAACCTGAACGCTTAACAATGGAAAAAGGCGACTCGATGTTTTCTGCCGAAGATCGTATTGGTCAGCTGACAATGCGTAATCTCGATATCACCGATACACGTGATAAGTTATTGAATTACGCACAATCCGGCCTGTTGAGCACCTCTTCTGCCACCGGTGTACCACAGGTAGAAAAGCTGGAAAGCCAGGATAAATAA
- the infB gene encoding translation initiation factor IF-2, with the protein MTDVTIKALAAEFKISVDRLIQQFADAGVHKSADDSVTAQEKQTLLTHLNREHGSAPDKLTLQRKTRSTLNIPGIGGKSKSVQIEVRKKRTFVKRDPQEAERLAAEQQAQQEAEEKSRREAEQTTKREAQLKAEREATEQAKRQAAEQAKREVAEKDKVVNQQTDDMIKTVQAEKIRRENEAAALKRKAEEEARRKLEEEARRVAEEARRMAEEHEKNWSETTDSAEDVNDYHVTTSQHARQAEDDNDREVESGRGRGRNGKNARSAKKSNKHAESKADREEARAAIRGGKGGKHRKGSALQQSFQKPGQAVNRDVVIGETISVGELANKMAVKGSQVIKVMMKLGAMATINQVIDQETAQLVAEEMGHKVILRRENELEEAVMNDRDTGAAAEPRAPVVTIMGHVDHGKTSLLDYIRSTKVASGEAGGITQHIGAYHVETDNGMITFLDTPGHAAFTSMRARGAQATDIVVLVVAADDGVMPQTIEAIQHAKAANVPVVVAVNKIDKPEADPDRVKNELSQYGILPEEWGGDSQFVHVSAKAGTGIDELLDAILLQSEVLELKAVHKGMASGAVIESFLDKGRGPVATVLIREGTLHKGDIVLCGFEYGRVRAMRDEMGREVPEAGPSIPVEILGLSGVPAAGDEVTVVRDEKKAREVALYRQGKFREVKLARQQKSKLENMFANMNEGDVHEVNIVLKADVQGSVEAISDALLKLSTDEVKVKIIGSGVGGITETDATLAAASEAILVGFNVRADASARKVIDTENLDLRYYSVIYNLIDEVKAAMSGKLSPELKQQIIGLAEVRDVFKSPKFGAIAGCMVTEGVVKRHNPIRVLRDNVVIYEGELESLRRFKDDVNEVRNGMECGIGVKNYNDVRAGDMIEVFEVVEIKRTIE; encoded by the coding sequence ATGACCGATGTGACTATTAAAGCGCTGGCTGCAGAATTCAAGATCTCTGTGGATCGCCTGATACAGCAATTTGCTGACGCAGGGGTTCATAAATCGGCTGATGATTCTGTGACAGCGCAAGAAAAACAAACCTTATTAACCCATCTGAATCGTGAACACGGTTCAGCTCCCGATAAATTAACGTTACAGCGTAAAACACGCAGTACATTGAATATTCCCGGTATAGGGGGAAAAAGTAAATCGGTACAAATCGAAGTTCGCAAGAAGCGAACCTTTGTAAAACGTGATCCGCAAGAGGCAGAACGTCTTGCTGCGGAACAGCAGGCGCAGCAGGAAGCGGAAGAGAAATCCCGGCGTGAAGCTGAACAAACGACGAAACGTGAGGCTCAGCTAAAAGCGGAACGTGAAGCCACAGAACAGGCAAAACGTCAAGCTGCTGAGCAAGCAAAACGTGAAGTTGCAGAAAAAGACAAAGTGGTTAATCAACAAACTGACGATATGATAAAAACCGTCCAGGCTGAAAAGATCCGCCGTGAAAACGAAGCGGCAGCGCTGAAGCGTAAAGCAGAAGAAGAAGCACGTCGTAAACTTGAAGAAGAAGCGCGTCGGGTAGCAGAAGAAGCGCGTCGTATGGCCGAGGAACATGAAAAGAACTGGTCTGAAACGACCGACAGTGCAGAAGATGTTAACGACTATCACGTAACAACTTCTCAGCATGCTCGCCAGGCGGAAGATGATAACGACCGTGAAGTGGAAAGCGGACGCGGTCGTGGTCGTAATGGTAAAAATGCGCGTTCAGCGAAAAAAAGCAATAAACATGCTGAATCGAAAGCGGATCGTGAAGAAGCACGTGCTGCGATCCGTGGTGGTAAAGGTGGCAAACATCGTAAAGGCTCTGCCTTACAACAGAGCTTCCAGAAACCGGGTCAGGCTGTTAACCGTGATGTCGTTATCGGTGAAACTATCTCCGTTGGTGAGCTAGCGAATAAGATGGCGGTCAAAGGTTCACAGGTCATTAAAGTCATGATGAAACTGGGGGCGATGGCGACCATCAATCAGGTCATTGACCAGGAAACGGCGCAGTTAGTGGCCGAAGAGATGGGACACAAAGTGATCCTGCGGCGGGAAAATGAGCTGGAAGAGGCGGTGATGAACGACCGTGATACGGGCGCTGCCGCTGAACCTCGCGCACCGGTCGTGACGATTATGGGGCACGTTGACCACGGTAAAACCTCACTGCTTGACTATATTCGCTCAACAAAAGTTGCGTCGGGTGAAGCCGGTGGTATTACCCAGCACATCGGGGCTTATCACGTCGAAACCGATAACGGCATGATCACTTTCCTCGATACACCAGGTCACGCCGCGTTTACTTCGATGCGTGCACGCGGAGCGCAGGCCACGGATATCGTGGTACTGGTCGTTGCCGCAGATGATGGTGTGATGCCGCAGACCATAGAAGCGATCCAACACGCGAAAGCGGCCAATGTCCCGGTGGTGGTTGCGGTAAACAAAATCGATAAACCGGAAGCTGATCCTGATCGCGTGAAGAATGAGCTCTCGCAATACGGTATCCTGCCAGAGGAATGGGGGGGCGATAGCCAGTTCGTTCATGTTTCCGCTAAGGCGGGAACCGGTATTGATGAATTACTGGATGCTATCCTGCTACAGTCGGAAGTGCTGGAACTCAAAGCGGTGCATAAAGGCATGGCCAGTGGTGCCGTTATCGAATCCTTCCTTGATAAAGGTCGTGGTCCGGTGGCGACGGTTCTGATCCGTGAAGGGACACTGCATAAAGGCGATATTGTTCTGTGTGGTTTCGAATATGGCCGTGTGCGGGCGATGCGTGACGAGATGGGACGAGAAGTGCCTGAAGCGGGCCCCTCTATTCCGGTGGAAATTCTCGGTTTATCCGGTGTTCCGGCTGCCGGTGATGAAGTGACCGTCGTGCGTGACGAGAAAAAAGCACGCGAAGTTGCGCTGTATCGTCAGGGCAAATTCCGTGAAGTTAAACTGGCACGTCAGCAGAAATCAAAACTGGAGAACATGTTTGCGAACATGAATGAAGGCGATGTTCACGAGGTGAATATCGTACTGAAAGCAGACGTCCAGGGATCTGTTGAGGCCATTTCTGATGCGTTGCTGAAACTGTCAACCGATGAAGTGAAGGTCAAAATTATTGGTTCTGGTGTCGGTGGCATTACAGAAACAGACGCCACGCTGGCAGCGGCTTCTGAGGCTATTCTGGTCGGTTTCAACGTTCGTGCCGATGCCTCTGCCCGGAAAGTCATTGATACCGAAAACCTGGATCTTCGTTACTACTCGGTCATCTATAATCTGATCGACGAAGTCAAAGCGGCCATGAGCGGTAAACTGTCGCCGGAACTGAAACAACAGATTATCGGCCTGGCGGAAGTGCGCGATGTGTTCAAATCACCGAAATTTGGTGCCATTGCCGGTTGTATGGTCACTGAAGGGGTGGTGAAACGTCATAATCCTATCCGTGTTCTGCGTGACAACGTGGTTATCTATGAAGGTGAGCTGGAATCACTGCGTCGCTTCAAAGATGACGTTAACGAGGTGCGCAACGGCATGGAGTGTGGTATTGGCGTGAAGAACTATAATGATGTTCGCGCCGGTGACATGATCGAAGTCTTCGAAGTCGTCGAAATTAAACGTACTATTGAGTAG
- the rimP gene encoding ribosome maturation factor RimP, which produces MSTLEQKLTAMLTAPVEALGFELVGIEFIRGRTSTLRIYIDSEDGIDVDDCADVSHQVSAVLDVEDPIPTAYNLEVSSPGLDRPLFTAEQYARFTGEEVALVLRMAVQNRSKWQGVIKSVEGEMITVTVDDKDEVFALSNIQKAHLVPHF; this is translated from the coding sequence TTGTCCACATTAGAGCAAAAATTGACAGCAATGCTTACCGCACCGGTTGAAGCCCTGGGCTTCGAGCTGGTTGGCATTGAATTTATTCGTGGCCGTACCTCGACACTACGTATCTATATCGATAGTGAAGATGGCATTGATGTTGATGATTGCGCTGATGTGAGCCATCAAGTGAGTGCGGTGCTGGACGTTGAAGATCCTATCCCCACGGCCTACAACCTGGAGGTCTCTTCACCGGGCCTTGATCGCCCGTTATTTACCGCTGAACAGTATGCACGGTTTACTGGCGAAGAAGTGGCGCTGGTATTACGTATGGCGGTGCAGAACCGCTCTAAATGGCAAGGCGTCATTAAATCCGTAGAAGGTGAAATGATCACCGTAACCGTCGACGATAAAGACGAAGTGTTTGCGTTAAGCAATATCCAGAAAGCACATCTGGTTCCCCACTTTTAA
- a CDS encoding SMR family transporter, with protein sequence MINTWLILIITILSETFATTMIKASDGFTRLWPSLGVIIGYSISFYGLSQVVKVMNLGVTYAIWSGLGICLVSLLSWLVFKQKLDLPAILGMLMIIIGVMIIQLFSKAASH encoded by the coding sequence ATGATAAATACATGGCTTATATTGATAATAACTATTCTCTCAGAAACCTTTGCCACCACAATGATAAAGGCTTCCGATGGTTTTACCCGGCTGTGGCCATCGCTGGGCGTGATCATCGGTTACAGTATCTCTTTTTATGGTTTGTCGCAGGTGGTCAAAGTGATGAATCTTGGCGTGACTTACGCCATCTGGAGCGGTTTAGGTATCTGCCTTGTTTCTCTGCTTTCATGGCTGGTTTTTAAACAGAAACTCGATCTCCCGGCAATTCTTGGCATGCTGATGATTATCATCGGGGTGATGATTATTCAACTATTTTCGAAAGCCGCGAGCCATTGA
- the rbfA gene encoding 30S ribosome-binding factor RbfA, which yields MAKEFGRPQRVAQEMQKEIAIILQREIKDPRLGMMTTVSGVEMSRDLAYAKVYVTFLNDGDEDAIKAGLKALQDASGFIRTLLGKAMRLRIVPELTFFYDNSLVEGMRMSNLVTRVVKHDDARRVNPDDEEA from the coding sequence ATGGCGAAAGAATTTGGTCGCCCACAGCGCGTAGCGCAGGAAATGCAAAAAGAGATTGCCATCATCCTGCAGCGTGAAATTAAGGACCCGCGTCTGGGAATGATGACGACGGTATCAGGGGTTGAGATGTCGCGTGATCTGGCGTATGCCAAAGTGTATGTCACTTTTCTCAATGATGGTGACGAAGACGCGATCAAGGCGGGTCTTAAAGCCTTGCAGGACGCATCCGGTTTTATCCGTACATTGCTGGGTAAAGCGATGCGCTTGCGTATCGTCCCGGAACTGACTTTCTTCTATGATAACTCTCTGGTCGAGGGGATGAGGATGTCTAACCTGGTGACCCGCGTGGTGAAACATGACGATGCGCGTCGGGTTAACCCGGACGATGAGGAGGCGTAA
- the rpsO gene encoding 30S ribosomal protein S15, with the protein MSLSVEAKAKIIAEFGRDQNDSGSTEVQVALLTAQINHLQGHFAEHKKDHHSRRGLLRMVSQRRKLLDYLKRKNVERYTTLIERLGLRR; encoded by the coding sequence ATGTCTCTAAGTGTTGAAGCGAAAGCTAAAATTATTGCTGAGTTTGGTCGTGATCAGAACGACAGCGGCTCAACAGAAGTTCAGGTTGCACTGCTGACCGCGCAGATTAACCATCTGCAGGGCCACTTTGCTGAGCATAAAAAGGATCACCACAGCCGTCGTGGTCTGCTGCGCATGGTTTCTCAGCGCCGTAAATTGCTCGACTACCTGAAACGTAAAAATGTTGAACGTTACACGACTTTGATCGAGCGTCTGGGTCTGCGTCGCTAA
- the fdnI gene encoding formate dehydrogenase-N subunit gamma produces MSKRKMILRTKFIDRACHWTVVICFFLVSLSGIALFFPTLQWLTETFGTPQMGRILHPFFGVLIFVVLMFMFVRFVHHNIPDKQDIPWVKGIIEVLKGNEHKVAYVGKYNAGQKMMFWSIMSLILVLLATGIIIWRPYFAHYFPVPVIRWCLLIHATAAIVLMHAILVHMYMAFWVRGSIKGMVEGIVSRRWAKKHHPRWYKEIETTENGESKESA; encoded by the coding sequence ATGAGTAAGCGCAAAATGATCCTGCGAACAAAATTTATTGATCGCGCCTGTCACTGGACGGTCGTTATCTGCTTCTTTCTGGTGTCGTTATCCGGCATCGCCCTGTTCTTTCCCACCTTACAATGGCTGACCGAAACCTTTGGTACGCCGCAGATGGGGCGGATTTTACATCCGTTCTTTGGGGTGCTGATTTTTGTGGTGCTGATGTTTATGTTTGTGCGCTTCGTCCATCACAATATCCCGGATAAACAGGATATTCCGTGGGTGAAAGGGATTATCGAAGTACTGAAAGGGAATGAGCATAAAGTTGCCTATGTCGGAAAATATAATGCCGGGCAGAAAATGATGTTCTGGAGCATCATGAGCCTGATTCTGGTATTACTGGCGACCGGGATTATCATCTGGCGGCCTTACTTTGCCCATTACTTCCCGGTGCCGGTTATTCGCTGGTGCTTGTTAATTCATGCCACGGCGGCCATCGTATTGATGCATGCCATCCTGGTACATATGTATATGGCTTTCTGGGTCAGGGGATCGATAAAAGGCATGGTCGAAGGGATTGTCAGCCGTCGCTGGGCGAAGAAACACCATCCACGCTGGTATAAAGAGATCGAGACCACGGAAAATGGCGAAAGTAAAGAAAGCGCATAA